Sequence from the Corvus moneduloides isolate bCorMon1 chromosome 18, bCorMon1.pri, whole genome shotgun sequence genome:
TGATCTCCCCCTTTAAAATAATCATTACCAATAAACAAATACAGCAGCCAGTGTATATAAGCATCAAATTAAGTAGCTACATGCATTTGTTATATTTGATATAGCCTTGTTAACTGGAATTTCCCAGGTTTGGAATATGTATTGATTTCAGCAAACATATATTACTTTACTGTAAGTACCAGCAGCCATTGTAGTTAATATACaacagtttaatttaaaatgcattagtttaataaaaatgcataaaacagAAGGGAATTGCATTAgcttcaataaaaaaaattcaatttcatAAATATTATCCAGTGTTAAAATGCATtgatttcctgggaaaatgTATTGGTCAGAGGTAATTTACATTGGTTTGGATGGGAACGTCCCGGAGTGTTACATATGTATTGGTTTAGTCAAATGTGTCtgatcacagaaaaaaatactggttGGAGCAAAGGATATTCATAAAGAACCAGCGCAGAGCAAGcggcagcaggggctggctctggagcaTCCTGGTGCTCTGAGGTGGCTGTGCCTGAGGCTGGACACCCCAGATCAGCTCTGTGGATGCTCAGGCTTGGGAGTACCGGGATGCTGCCGGGATCCCCGGGACACGGAGCCATTATCGGCCCTGGGCAGGCCTCGGCCGGGGCGTCTCGCTCAGGCGGAGCTCGCGCCTGGCACAGAGCGGGGGTTAATCAAATCCTTTTGACTCCATTTTTTTATCGAGCTCAAGAGGGGCTGGCCTGTTAATTAGAAAGGCTTTTTCATGTAAAACACAGGCTCTTTTGCAGATAAGAAAGGACGATGCTTGATTTTGCCATGGCACGGTTACGTGTGTTATTCCTTGACATCCATTCACAGGCTGCAGCCACTTCCCACAGCTCTTTTGTTCACTCCAAGGCTCCAGAGGCAGATTTGTGCATACAGACACATTTAAAGCACTCAGGTCTTCCTGGGGGCCAAGAAGCCCCCCAATATCCGCAGTAGGAGAAGGATATGATGAGCCTAGAGGAGCTTCCATCTGCGGGCTGGACCAGGATCCTCACGGGAGAGCAGGATCTGGCCCGTGCAGCACAGAGGATTTCAGCTGACAGCAAGAAGTGAGCAGTGGAACAGATGCACCGTCTTACAAATCACAGCAGAAACCCTGGCAGCCATCTgcaccccatccccatcccggATTTCCGTGCCACCCTCGGCACCGCCGGCCCCTCAAAGCCCCCAGGCACCATCTCACCCCAACCACAACCTGGGCAACACCGGGGAGAGGACCAAGTTTGGCCTcttccaggcagagcaggcaaaAATGGTTGTtcctaaaaaaataatactCTGGGAGATCTCCACAGCTTCAGGGCTTCCTCCTGCACCCTTTTCCCCCATCCCGTGCCGTGCCCCAGCACGGACACGGAGCCGGGGACAGGCAGCGCCCAGGCGGCGCCGGTGGCTCCATGGCCAACCAGTCCTGTGAAACCACCACACATCACTTCCCTGATGCTTATGGATTTTTCCTTAATGTCACAAATTAAGGTAATTGGGCTCGGCTGGCCGATGAATCCAACTGAACTTGGCAGAACGAGGGACCGTCCGTGCCGAGATTGATCCCTCTCATCCCTGGCTGTGCCCGGGGCTGATCCGGGCCCCAGCTCCCGGTCCCCGCGgctctttctcctgccctttTGCTCACATAGACCCCAAACCACATCCTGAAATCCcttccctgagctgcagctccatccaGACGAGATGGTCATCCCGCATCAGGAGTTTTTCTCCTCTCCGGGCACTTTTCCCTACGcatttccctgctgcctgctgaaaTCCTCCCCGTAATGCCATCCTCGCTGGCTCGGCCGTGGCAGCCGGGCGGCGAGTGCCAGGGATTAAACACAATATTTGTGACCTCCGGGAGAACAAGGGCAGCGTCTGGGCAGAGCCCGGAGTTCCAGGGATCTGGTTTCACAATCCcttttgttcccagccctgtcccagccctccccGCTCGCCCACCACCCTCCCCGGCGTGCGGAGGCGACAATGCCGGGCAGCGAGGCCGCCAGCCTCCACGGCCACCGGGTCACGGCCGTGCCAGGCACCGCAGGGGGGGCTGATGGGCATCCTTGGGCTGGCAGCACCATTCCCACCCCAGCATGCCCGTACATCCTCCTCCAGTCTCATCCCCggcaaggagagagggagggagataAAATGAACAGGCTAAAAATACTGAAGACAAAAGGAAACCACCGAGTAGCCCGGTCCTGGCAGCCACCGGTCCTGCTCCACATGGGCAGCTGATATGGAAGAGGTTTTGTGGGATTGCTGCCGGCCTGCCTGTGGATTCCTTGGCTCTTGCTGCAGGAATGCTGAGCCAGAGTGTCCGGGCAGTGTGAGTGTCATCACTCCCGGGTGCTGCAGGACGTGTCCCCGGGACAGAGCCCGGCATGGGGAGAGTTAAATACGTGTGTCCCACCGGGACCAGGGCGAGCAAATGTTTGGCTCGGCTGGGTGACAGGTGCCTCGGTGGGGGGTGACACTTGAGAGAGGAGCTGCCCGGCTCTGGGGGAGCTCAGCATCCGCCTCCGGCCTCGCCGCAGCGCTCTGGGATGAGGCTGCAGCGGGATGTTCCCCATTCGGCCACAGGCAGGGTGaccaggcagctgctcctgctcctggagcatcccaaGGGAGGGGATCGCAGTGCAGGGGggctcctctgcctccagcagccGAGCAGCTCCCGGCTTTGCCGTGCCAGCGCTGCGATGGGGCACCATGGCTCCCAAAGACGCCTGGAAGCACCGAGGAAAAACATCCATGCCCCAAGGTTTGCGGGATTGTAGCGGGGGCGGTCCCCTGGGGCCGACCCCTCCCTGCGTGTCCCAGCGGAGGGGACAAGCCCGGCGCCAGCCCGAGTGACAAAGGCAGGTGGGATTGTTCCCGTGCAGTCCCGGGTCAGCATCCCCAGTGTGGGAGCTGGGGGCCACCCGGCACTTCGTTAACCTTGAAACCCTCCCGGGCTCACATGTCACGTCAGCCGGTGACAACAACAAGCTGCTATTCCAGATTAGAGAGAGAGGggcagagaaaggcagagaCAACAGGGTTGGGGGTGGCCAAATTACCCATTACAGCCAAAAGTGGGCATGGGGCTATTTTTAACCCCGAGGGGGGTGTATTTATTGTTCCAGCcggggggagagagggagtgCCTCCGGAACACCCCTCACAGCGACATCGGTGGCTGAGCGAAGCCATGGTGAGTACCGAGAGCCCAAAGCTCCAGCAGGAAGAGATAAAATCCATTAGATTTTTCACCACAGTAGCTTGAAGGGGCAGGGAGCGATGGACGCAACAGGGAACTGATGGCCAAGGGTCCTGTCTGCCCTGGAAAGGGAGTGAGCAAACTGGGGAGCATCTGGCTGGATCAGCAGCATCTCACAGGGAACAGAGACAGGTCTCTCATGCTAGCAGAGCTTTCAAATGAGGGCAGATGGTTTTGGGGTCCAaatgccatttttctcctttcccttccttcatgCAGCGAGAGGAAGGGACATTTTgtccccccaaaatcctcctcctGATAGACCCCCATGAGAGGAAACGGCTGCAGGAGTGGGCACTGGGATGAGGGATGATGGGCAGGGTGGGACAGTGAATGGTTCTGCAGTCCTCTTTAAAATGCACATTGACCCATTTCTGGTTGTTTCAAGCCTcagtgcaggaggagggggattTTTAATTAAGCCACATTTTAATATCTGCACAGCAGGGTAAAGAAACACCGACTGACCACAACCCTCATGTGCACCCTCAGCAGTGCTCCCAAAACCAGGGTTCCAGTGGGGAGATATCACCCTGGTGCTGACCCTTTAACCTGCCTGTGGGAGAAGTGATTTCACTCCTCATCTTTCCTTGGACCTATTTGGCTAAATTCACCAGGAGCTGTAATTTAAGCAGGAGTCTTAATGCCCCTCAGtatcccagagctgcagggggGAACCACCAAGCCCCCAGGGAAGAAAGCCCCAGCCCAGAGTTACCATGAAGGAGTCAAGATTAAGAATAGGGCACtttcatgcttttatttcacCCCATAAAAAGCCAGTGAGTTAATGGTACATACTTGGACCCCTGCAGGCACCCAAGAAAGCCAAGAAGAGGATTGAAGGCGCTAATTCCAACGTCTTCTCCATGTTCGAGCAGGCCCAGATCCAGGAATTCAAAGAGGTAGGTGGGTTTGGTGGGAAGGACTGAGGGTCCTTGATGCGATGTGACCTTCAGCTCCTTCCTCGGTGCTCTCAAGTGACAGCTGGTTCACACCAGGAGGCAGCATGCCTGGTTTAGGGTcgttttattttaaaagtgagaaTAACAACTCAGTGACACCGTTAAATCCGGCATCGCCTCCAAGCTTCCGAGGAGCCCGCATCCCGCAGAGGAGCCGGCAGCACCCAGGGGAGCTGGAGCACGTCTCCCAGCTCACTCCCACCTGCCGTGCCAGGAGCTCTTACCCCCTGCACGGCAGGCACGTGGTCCTGTGCAGATTCCAGTTCCAGGGATAACTGGCCCCAGTTGGAGGAGCTGATGGCTCAGGCTggcctctctccctggtctCATTCCTGGGTGAGAGGGCTTTGGCCAAAGAAAGGCTTTGTACAGCACTGGGGTTTGGGTTGCCATCACCCCGGGGTGCAGGACTGTGTGGGATTAGGGTGGGCAAGGCCCCCAGAGCCCATCCTGGGAGGGCTCAAAATGCCCTTTTCCCACCCAAGctgaggggagaaggggaaaggcaCTAAAGCCTTTGCAAAGGCTGATAattctccctctccctgtgctccctgccctcctcctgtGCTTCCAGGCGTTCACCATCATGGATCAGAACCGGGATGGCTTCATCGACAAGGCGGATCTGAGGGACACCTTTGCTGCCCTCGGTGAGCCCAGCTTTAGCAGCCTCCCCTCCCCAACAACTTTGCCAACATTAGACTTGTTAATTGAGAAACAAGGGGGGGACCCCCATTTAACCAACCCCTGTCATTAACTGGATCCAAGAAAAACCTCCTGACACAAACCTGAGCCCGTTAGCCTGGGAGATCCCTCATGGGTGACCCAGAGCCGCTCCCACAGCAGCGCTGGTTTATCCCCTTGGCACTGGAGCCAGCTCCTGGATTGCACAGCCGATCAATCCCTGCCTTTTCCGTGCTTAGAAGCACCTGGCTGTGCCCATCCCATGGCATCCCAGGGAGTGTGGGCATTAAGGGGATTTAGGGGATTTGTGGGAGGCTGTGACACTGCGAGCTTGGCTCTGCCATCAGAGGTCAGCATGAATCAGCAACGGGGCCCGGGAGATCCAAGGACAACCCAACCTCAGGAAAAAGGATGTAGGCATTCAGTCCCATTTGCTTCTggtgctgggggacagggagTACCCCAGTGCTGGTGATCTTGACCCGAAACACCTTCCAAGGAGGGCTAAAGCAGGCTGATCCATGGGGTGGTGAGGGAGggatgcagcacagctcagtCCTTTGCATCCTTCTTTTCTGTGATCCTGGAGCCTGAGAAGCCAGAGCTGGAGATGATTCTCTCACCTCACTCCTGCTACCTCCATTCCTTGTCAGACGTGGCTCCCTAAGGATGTGCCACTTCCCTTCTgtgggggaaaaacccccagGGAAGGGTTCTGCAGTGTGTGTGTTTAGCCCCCAGAACAAAGAGCTGGACATGGACCCGTGATTGACCCAAAGCTGCTCTCCCCAGGGCGCCTGAATGTGAAAAACGAGGAGATCGATGAGATGATAAAGGAGGCACCCGGCCCAATCAACTTCACCGTGTTCCTCACCATGTTTGGGGAGAAGCTCAAGGGTGAGAGGGCacctggggagctggggagtGGTCAGTGGCGGTCAGTGGCATCCCTGTGCCCCAAAACCCCTGCAATACCAACCATCCCTACGTCCAGAGATCCGGATCTCATCCCATGTCTCCCCAAattgttggggggggggggggggggggtgatggtctccgtgcctcagtttccccagccATTTATAAACCCcaaagggctgtgctgctgctgtcccataggaagcagggacaggagttCTTGCAGCACCTCTGAGCCTGCTGACACCAGCGATGCCACCAGTGGCCCCCTGGCTACAGCCAGGCTTTGACCCATCATCCCACCCCGCTGCACCCTGAATCACATACTTAACCCAAGGAATGCAGATCTCCAAGAGGCTGCAGGGCCCCaagggctgtgcctggagctctATAAATACGCTCCAAAGATTAGATAAATGCCGGATGCCGGAGTGGTGGCGACACCGCCTGCTCTGTGCTCGCACCATGACCCTACGGCTGCTCCTCTACATGCCACCAACTTCACCCaaggctccagctgcagggccagCATTCCTGCAGGGACCCCACTTTCCAGTCTGCCCCCCATTTTGCCCCCGAggctgggagaagcaggaggctgcagctggcTTCCTACTTCATCTCCAACAGCCATGGCTTTGTCACCCACAGGTGCCGACCCGGAGGAGACAATCCTGAACGCATTCAAGGTGTTTGATCCAGAGGGGAAAGGCCTGAAATCTGCCTAGTGAGTTCAGGGAtgcctggggcagggagtgAGGGGGGTGTCCCCATAAGGACATCCCCAGCGTTCGCCGCGCTCTCTTGTTTGCAGCATCAAAGAAATGCTGATGACGCAGGGGGAGAGGTTTTCCCAGGAAGAGGTATGAGCTCCTTCCCACCCTCTGCCagcctccctccatcccaacaGCCCCATTGCTCCCCCCAGCACTGGTCACACATGCCACTTTTCACCCTGGCTCTTCCCTGGCAGATCGATCAGATGTTCGCTGCCTTCCCTCCAGACGTGTCTGGCAACCTGGATTACAAGAACCTGGTCCACGTCATTACTCACGGTGAAGAGAAGGACTAGCccaggctcagggctggggctggcactgcaAGATCACCTCTCCCTAGGTCACACGGGggttccctttcctcttcccccgGAGAGGCATGTGCCTGGGAATTTGGCACGGGAATGGCATCCACATTAAACTGCCTTTTGGCAAGAGGAAATCCAGCTGCTGGTGTGAGCAGTGCTTGGGCTTGTGTGGTGTGTCTGCGCCTTGTGGGAGCCCTCGGACCCTTCAAGGCCCTCCTGGTCCTGGCATCCCAGACCTACTGCACGTCACCCTCGTGTGTCCTCATGTCCCTCTGCCTCGCTGCctcccactcccagccccaaaccagcctgTTCCACACTGGGCTGTGCCCATCCCACCTGgtcccacagcccagggccAGCACTGAGCTCAGATTTACTTTAGGCAACAGAGAGTTGTCAGCTTCTGCCAGCTTAGCAGGGAACACCCTGTGAGCACCacctgccaggccctgccctCAGGCAGGGTGCAGGATTGGGACCGTGGTCCCCACctctggctgtggggagggcGTTGGGCTGTGCGACAGGAATGTCACCTTGTGGTAGAGCAGCTGATCCCACcctggctgcaggtgctgtCAGCAGTGGGTGAAGCCATGCCAAAGTATCACCTGGTGAGGTTCTGAAGCCTGTGGAAGGTGTTGGGCTCCTTCCAGAGAAGGAAGATGGAATGATGTGCAGGACACAGAAGCTCAAGAATGAACTGCTTCTTTAATTTGTCCCTGTTGAGCTCCTGGATGTgagtctcctcctcctcttgcctGAGCAGGGGGGTTTGGCCAGCTCCTCCTCATGCCTCTGGATGATGAGCTGACGCAGCTGAGCCCGGCCCAGCGGCTCTTCCACTGCTCGAGAGAGTGGCCATCCCATAATACGTGGCTTACAGGACCCATACACCCGGTGGGGCAGGGCGGGCTGGAGGGGATGGACTGGGAAGGACATTTGACAGCAGGGGTTGGCCAGGCAGCCACAGGGGAATTGCTGCTGCGTGgccacagcccctctcccccaCCTCTCTGCTCACCGATTTTGGGGTCAGTGGTCTCCAGGTCAGGGGGGGCCGGGCACAGCTTGGCCCGGTTCATGACCCAGAGGAGGTCAGAGGCTCTCTGGAGGGGGCTGATGAAGGACTGGGAGCGCTGCTCGCGATCGATGGACGTGTAGCGCAGCAGGGACTCCCTCAGCAGGAACTCCTTGATCTTGTTCTCCACGGGACCTGGGCAGGAAGGAGCAATGTCCCACAGTGTCCCTGCACCAGGACCCTGCCCAAACCCACCCCTGgctgtttgcagagcagggggTCCACTCACTCCCTAGAGTCAGAGGGCCAAGGCTgggtcatggaatcacagaatcacagagccattaaggttggaaaagacttccagaatcaccaagtccaacctcATACTGAACATCCCCTGCCTGTTAAAGCATAGCACCAAGTGCACATCCACTTTATTTTTGGAACACTTCAAGGATGATGAccccaccacttccctggggagcctgttccaataCTTGACCActatttcagtgaagaaatgtttcctaatatccaacctgaacctcccctaGTGCAATTCCCCTTGTCCTcttgctggttgcctgggagaagacgTTGACCCCCACCTCGCTTCAACACCCAGAGCAAAGATGAGGGTttggggctctgctgggatgtTTATACATCCAACTTAGCTCCCAAATTCACTGGGAAGTTGGCTTTGAAAATTCACCTTGTGGACAGCCATGGCTGATGGGGCAGGGGAAGACAAAAGCTCAATTAAAACACAGTGCAAGTGGGTGGTGGAGAGACACAGCCCAGAGCATGTGGCACGGGAAGATGGGCAGCCCTTACCTACCAAAAACTGGCACCAAGCTCTCCCCGAGAGGCTTCACTATCTTTGTAGTGTCGCAGTCCATGTCCCTCAAGAGGGTCTCCATGCGGGATTGGATCTGTCCCAGGAGTTTGCTGCTCTCCTTGCATTTGTTTTCGTACTTGTTGGCTTCCTCGGTGGTCTCTGTTATTTTTGCCTATCAGCAAAGGTTTTGCCAGGTGTCACACCAGCCCCTCACTGATCccaccagcccagagctgcccagtTTCAGTCTGGagacagaatcacaggatcccaggatgggtcaggttggaagggaccacagtgggtcatctggtccaacctctgCTCAAACAGGGTCATctcagagcacagggcacaggactgtgtccagactGTTCTTGAATATCCCAAGCTCCCCTTGctgggccagggctggcaggagccctGCCGTCACCCTCTCACCatgccctgggagctgcccaaACCTTTGCAGGGCCCTTTTCTGCCCACACCTCTCCAGCCACTGGCCAGAGCAGTGTTTGCAGGACCAGACCCCCTGGGATGAGTGCTGAGACGGACAGGGATATGCTGCTCTTCCAGAGGGAATTCATGGCCACCTtacctccagctcctgcaggacaTGAGTCCGGGTCATCTCTGCTTGTTCCTGCTCCATTGTGATGGCCATCATGTCATCCTGTGGGAACACAAGCACCGATGGAATGCCTATCTGGTGTGCCAGAGGGAGGCTGGGGGcacccctgggagcagggacatctccagGCCAGGAGGGCAGGGGATGGATAACCCCACTTCCCACTCCAGGCAGCCCCACACGGTTCGAGGCTCCTGGCTCTCCGGGacactgcagtatttttgcTGGGTACACGGTGGCAGCATTGAGACACGTTTGGCTCCGAGAGCACAGCGGAGTTCTAGTTTTGGCTACTCCCTTGCATCCTTCTAATCCCACCTTTGTGGCTGGAGTCAGGCTCTGGTGTGGGCAGTGATGCCAGACACTCGGGAGAGGAAAAACGCACCCCAACCCAAAAGCACTACCTGGAAAGGGGAGATGTGAAAAGCCTGGAACAGACCTGGATCTCCTGGATCCTCTGCTTGAGACCCTCATTCCTGACGTTCAGCCTAATGGCATAGCCaaagaggatgaaaaatttCCTGTCCTTTTCAAGGAAGTCCTCCAAGAAATCGTCGATGTTTCCGTCCGACAGCTCCAACAGACGATTGTAGGCCACCTCATAGCTCTCCATTTGGGTCCGCTTGGCCCTCTCAGCTGCCTCAAGGGCtgagaaagagacagagagcCATGGTTGCCCTTTGCAGAGccttccctgcagtgctgtggggttcggtgcagtgctggggcaggagggagcagggctaGAGGGGCAGAGGGTGCCTCTTTCACCAGGAAACAGGCATGTCGTGGGAATGGAGCTAACA
This genomic interval carries:
- the MYL2 gene encoding myosin regulatory light chain 2, ventricular/cardiac muscle isoform translates to MAPKKAKKRIEGANSNVFSMFEQAQIQEFKEAFTIMDQNRDGFIDKADLRDTFAALGRLNVKNEEIDEMIKEAPGPINFTVFLTMFGEKLKGADPEETILNAFKVFDPEGKGLKSAYIKEMLMTQGERFSQEEIDQMFAAFPPDVSGNLDYKNLVHVITHGEEKD